The Gymnogyps californianus isolate 813 chromosome Z, ASM1813914v2, whole genome shotgun sequence genome has a window encoding:
- the C1QTNF3 gene encoding complement C1q tumor necrosis factor-related protein 3 isoform X1, with protein sequence MAEKDFISWHLLALFFLPFCLCQDEYMEVSRRPYKPVAKVLQSHHQTGHKGSRSREILKQRSQLIEWTVDNSTSTDQKVLRPEVDDVELTTSDRVQPPQTGPQNPDCSSCCRGDFGVRLYQGPPGPPGPPGMPGNHGNNGNNGATGQEGAKGEKGDKGDMGPRGERGHHGPKGEKGYPGIPPELQVAFMASMATHFSNQNSGIIFSSVETNVGNFFDVMTGRFGAPVNGVYFFTFNMMKHEDVEEVYVYLMHNGNTVFSLYSYESKGKADTSGNSAVLKLAKGDEVWLRMGNGALHGDHQRFSTFAGFLLFETK encoded by the exons aTGGCAGAGAAGGATTTCATCAGTTGGCATCtactggctttattttttcttccattttgcctGTGTCAAGATGAATACATGGAGGTGAGCAGAAGACCTTATAAACCAGTGGCCAAAGTATTGCAAAGTCACCACCAGACTGGCCATAAAGGTTCCAGAAGCAGGGAAATATTGAAACAGCGGAGTCAACTTATAGAGTGGACTGTTGATAATAGCACTTCTACAGACCAAAAAGTCCTGAGACCAGAGGTAGATGATGTAGAACTGACTACCTCAGATAGAGTCCAG CCCCCACAAACTGGACCGCAGAATCCAGACTGTAGTTCCTGCTGCCGTGGTGACTTTGGAGTTCGACTCTACCAAGGGCCCCCAGGACCTCCTGGGCCCCCTGGGATGCCAG GAAATCATGGAAACAATGGAAATAATGGAGCAACTGGCCAGGAAGGAGCCAAAGGTGAGAAAGGAGACAAAGGAGATATGGGACCAAGGGGAGAGCGTGGCCATCATGGACCCAAAGGCGAGAAGGGTTACCCTGGGATTCCCCCAGAGCTACAG GTCGCATTCATGGCTTCCATGGCTACTCACTTCAGCAACCAGAACAGTGGGATCATCTTCAGTAGTGTTGAAACCAATGTTGGGAATTTTTTTGATGTCATGACTGGGAGATTTGGTGCTCCAGTGAATG GGGTATATTTCTTCACCTTCAATATGATGAAACACGAAGATGTGGAGGAAGTGTATGTGTACCTGATGCATAATGGTAATACAGTTTTCAGCTTATATAG CTATGAATcaaaagggaaagcagacaCTTCAGGAAACAGTGCAGTGCTAAAACTTGCCAAGGGAGATGAAGTTTGGCTGCGAATGGGCAACGGAGCCCTCCATGGGGACCATCAACGTTTCTCCACCTTTGCtgggtttcttctttttgaaaccaaataa
- the C1QTNF3 gene encoding complement C1q tumor necrosis factor-related protein 3 isoform X2: MAEKDFISWHLLALFFLPFCLCQDEYMEPPQTGPQNPDCSSCCRGDFGVRLYQGPPGPPGPPGMPGNHGNNGNNGATGQEGAKGEKGDKGDMGPRGERGHHGPKGEKGYPGIPPELQVAFMASMATHFSNQNSGIIFSSVETNVGNFFDVMTGRFGAPVNGVYFFTFNMMKHEDVEEVYVYLMHNGNTVFSLYSYESKGKADTSGNSAVLKLAKGDEVWLRMGNGALHGDHQRFSTFAGFLLFETK, from the exons aTGGCAGAGAAGGATTTCATCAGTTGGCATCtactggctttattttttcttccattttgcctGTGTCAAGATGAATACATGGAG CCCCCACAAACTGGACCGCAGAATCCAGACTGTAGTTCCTGCTGCCGTGGTGACTTTGGAGTTCGACTCTACCAAGGGCCCCCAGGACCTCCTGGGCCCCCTGGGATGCCAG GAAATCATGGAAACAATGGAAATAATGGAGCAACTGGCCAGGAAGGAGCCAAAGGTGAGAAAGGAGACAAAGGAGATATGGGACCAAGGGGAGAGCGTGGCCATCATGGACCCAAAGGCGAGAAGGGTTACCCTGGGATTCCCCCAGAGCTACAG GTCGCATTCATGGCTTCCATGGCTACTCACTTCAGCAACCAGAACAGTGGGATCATCTTCAGTAGTGTTGAAACCAATGTTGGGAATTTTTTTGATGTCATGACTGGGAGATTTGGTGCTCCAGTGAATG GGGTATATTTCTTCACCTTCAATATGATGAAACACGAAGATGTGGAGGAAGTGTATGTGTACCTGATGCATAATGGTAATACAGTTTTCAGCTTATATAG CTATGAATcaaaagggaaagcagacaCTTCAGGAAACAGTGCAGTGCTAAAACTTGCCAAGGGAGATGAAGTTTGGCTGCGAATGGGCAACGGAGCCCTCCATGGGGACCATCAACGTTTCTCCACCTTTGCtgggtttcttctttttgaaaccaaataa